From Tachypleus tridentatus isolate NWPU-2018 chromosome 8, ASM421037v1, whole genome shotgun sequence, a single genomic window includes:
- the LOC143222341 gene encoding uncharacterized protein LOC143222341 — protein sequence MGRCLFVGFCIRNGFPSHFTVFFFVDSFGPTFENQIFMGMVCTPELPAGMRSDRQTLLSAQQFALANVSGLTSIKVCRMKNFMQEKTGHIVLAPSKLRSEYTTGILLLTVE from the exons ATGGGAAGATGTCTCTTTGTTGGTTTTTGTATCCGTAATGGATTTCCATCTcacttcactgtttttttttttgtcgacTCATTTGGACCTACTTTCGAGAACCAAATATTTATggg CATGGTATGCACACCGGAGCTCCCGGCGGGTATGCGGTCAGACCGACAGACACTCCTCTCTGCGCAACAGTTCGCTTTGGCCAACGTCTCTGGGTTAACATCGATCAAAGTGTGTCGGATGAAAAATTTTATGCAAGAAAAAACTGGACATATCGTGTTAGCGCCTTCTAAATTACGCTCAGAATATACGACAGGAATTCTCCTTCTGACAG